GTCATACGTGATAAAACAAGGGTGTGTAAATAATATTCACATGTTAGTCATGTCTATATCCTTATTTATTACGTGATCACAAATTTCCTTTTGTAGACACCACTAGAAAATTTAGAACCTGTCTTACGAGAAGATATTCAGAAGGTATTGCATTGCTTTATTTATTACATGCTGCTGTTAGATTGGTCTCAGGAATTTCTGTTCACCTTTTCTTTCTTGGTGATTTTTCTTGTACTTTTCCCACTGCAGATTTGGGATTCTGTTCCTAAGCCACAGGCCCACAAGGAAACCCCACTGAGTGAATTTTTTAATGTAAGATAATCATTCTTTCTGGGATCACTAAATAATGTTCAGATGTGGTTAGTATTTTATTAGAGTTCCCTTGGTACTTCGCAATAATTGTTTGCTCTTGGCAAAAAATGATCAGGTTGAAGTTGTTGCTCTTTCTAGCTTCGAAGAGAAGGAAGAGCAATTTAAGGAGCAGGTATGAATGAACTGTGTTAATTTTGCACTATGGTGGAAAGCAGAATTAGCCGTTTGTTTGTCAGTAAATACCTGAGCTAAGTTGTGTATGTGTTGTTACTTTTGATCAACTTTAAATGTAGGTTCATGAGTTGAGGCAGCGATTTGTTCATTCCATAAATCCTGGTGGGCTTGCGGGGGATCGGCGTGGAGTTGTTCCTGCTTCGGGCTTTTCTTTTAGTGCTCAGCAAATCTGGAAAGTCATCAAGGAGAACAAAGATCTTGACCTTCCCGCACACAAGGTAATATCTTGATACCTGATGTGATTGCTTTTGATTGTTTTAATGGAAAtactactttttgttttagttgtatattgatttcattaattatttgtgGTTGAGCCACTTGTAGGTCATGGTAGCTACTGTAAGATGTGAAGAAATTGCCAATGAGAAATATGCCCTTTTTGCTGCCAATGAGGTATTTGTTTTTCTTTAGCTATGATTATCCAATACATTTTGATAGTCTTATATACTGTAATTACTGAAATTAGTTGAAATTACCACTCAGGACTGGCGTCAGCTAGAAGAGGCTGTGCAATCAGGTCCAGTTGCTGGATTTGGGAAAAAGCTCAATTCGCTTCTTGATACTTGTCTTTCAGAGTTAGTATAGTTAATTTTATCTGACATTTTATCCATgtagtatattttattttatatgaaatATGGTAAATATTGTTAATAAGCTTTGAGTTAACTCTCTAAGCTTTTCATACCATTTTACTAAACTTAGCATGTTGATTAGTAGGTCATAACATATTTTCACATTTATAAACATCTGTATTTTTGTTTACCTATTTGTTAAAATAAGAAATTCATGAAGGTATATTgagtcttttttgttttttcttctttcaacATAGGTATGATGTTGAAGCCACTTATTTTGATGAAGGTGTGAGAACCGCTAAACAGAAGCACCTTCAAGAAAAACTGCTGCAAGTAACTATTATCAACTTAGCTCTTGTGCCAACATGCTTCTTAGACCTTCCCCTTTTCCATTACATAAAGGAATTAGTGGTTATTGAAAGAGATAAATACGTTGGCATTACGAATGAAGATTCATCATTTAAGATACTGGATTAGTCATGTCTATCTGTTCTATTCTGCCTTCAAATGCTTTTCCATGTTTGTGATATTAATTATGTTACTTCATTTCCCCTATTGTCTTTTCAATGGGATAGCTTGTCCAACCAGCATTCCACTCTGCCCTTGGACATATAAGGATTGGAACTTTCGATAAGTTCAAGGAAGCATTTGATAAGGCTTTGAATAAAGGGGAAGGGTTTTCTGAAGCTGCTAATAATTGCACAGGGATTTTTATGGCTCAGTTTGATGAAGCCTGTGCAGGTATTCCAAGTCCAGCATTTGTCTATCCGAATTCATTAGGCATCAATAGATTAAAGTTGAAAAATATGTCAAGTTTATTGTGTGCATCTAACTTGCTCAAATGAATTACAATTTAACAGTGATATAATATCCTTGCAGATGTTGTTATCGAAGTTGCAGACTGGGATACATCTAAAGTAAGGGAGAAACTACGACGTGACATTGATGCACATGTTGCATCTGTACGTGCAGCTAAGTTATCGGAACTTACTACAACATATGAGGTACATGTCTGAGAATTAAGATTGATCATTCTCTTCTTACAAATTTGTGAGTGTATCCTAGGCCAATAGCAATGTAACATCATCTCAGATTAAATTTTCTCATTTCATTGTAGTATGAAGTTGGAACTAAGCAATAATTGCAGTAATAATACATTCATCAATGGGTTAAAAAGGTAGATTGATAAAATTTATTGTCAACATTTTGCCTGCTGTAATGGCATTCAAAATTCTTATATGAAACTTCCCATGCTTAGCTAGTGGTTAATACTGTATTTGAACCGAGAAATTTTATCAGATTTCTATTACTTGTGAGTTGTGTCATTTGCTATTCTTCTATAATTATCAAGCTAACTTCTTTGCGTGTTTGctgataatatatataatatacctTTGCAGGAAAAACTAAAAGAAGCTTTGTCTGGACCTATTGAAGCACTTTTTGATGGAGCTAATAATGAAACTTGGCCATCAATAAGGAAACTCTATAAGCGTGAGACTGAATCAGCTGTTTCTGGGTTTTCTGCTGCGCTTACCAGGTTTGATGCAGATGAAGAAACACAAAAGAACATGATTGTGAGTTTAGAGAATTATGCAAGAGGTTTGATAGAGACAAAAGCTAGGGATGAAGCTTGCAGAGTCTTAATACGTATGAAGGAAAAGTATGAACCTTATGCAACTATCTAAGttaacttgtttatttatttattttttccagTGGCCTAATGTCAAATATGAAAACAGGTTCACAACATTGTTTAGTCATGATGCTGAATCAATGCCGCGTATTTGGACAGGAAGCGAAGATATTCGATCCATCACCAAGACTGCTCGATATGCTGTATGATAAAATCAAGAATAATATTTACCAATTGATTGTGTTTTGGCATGTCttttaaacaaaattttaaacatTTGCAGTGCCTGAAGTTGCTATCTGTTATGACCGTAATTCGTTTGGATGATAAAGATGACACTCTTAACATTGAGAATATTTTAGCAAAAGCATTGCTAGATTCACccaatgaaaaagagaagaaaatcacAACAGTTGATCCACTGGCTTCAAGCACTTGGGAAAAGGTGCATTTTGATCAATTGTTTACCCATTTCCCCAAATTCTACCTTTGCTTTGAACTCGGTTAGCACAActaattttatgatatattatAAGATAATAACATTATTTTTCATCATcactataattataattaatatatacatatgatatcACTGCCTTTGGTTTGCTTTGCTATATTTTACTCTTtcttttccaaaaataaaatgcaaacgAATTTATACTGTATCGTCTGGTAAATTAATTTTCCTGACTATTGCATTTTGATCAATCTTTTCCATATTCTTATGTTTTGAGAACATTATCTATCTTAGGCATTGATCAGTTATTCCTGATAAAAATTTTATGCAGGTTCCAGCTTCTAAAACATTGATCACCCCTGTCCAGTGTAAATCTTTGTGGAGGCAATTCAAGATTGAGACAGAATATACTGTGTCTCAGGCCATTGCTGCACAGGCatggtttttatttatttattcatttatttatttataatattcgAGGCTCCTCTTCATTACTctacaataataacaagaacaaTTAAGTGTTATCTCAGAAGGTGGGGTTGACTACATGACACAGATCATATTCCCTTGATCATGCTATATTGGTGTATCTGTTATGACAAAATTATAATGCTAATTGCCTAATTCCATTTCAATTTCAGGAGGCCAACAAGCGTGGTAACAACTGGTTACCTCCACCATGGGCAATTGTTGCCTTGCTTATTCTGGGATTTAACGAGTTTATGACACTTCTAAGGTGAATGTTAGCTTTATAATGTGCAAATATATAATTTGTTACTGTTAAACTTGTATTGACGCAAACATCACTTTACTTCATCTATGTAATGTAACATGTCTAACCTAAGTTTGTTATTCTGTGGCAGAAATCCTTTATACTTGATTCTCATTTTTATTGGTTATCTTCTCATTAAAGCCTTGTGGGTGCAACTTGACGTTGCGGGTGATTTTCGCCATGGTGCAGTGAGTATCTCTAGACCGACTACTAACTTAATTAATAGCAAGTTCGTTAATCTAATAGCTAATGACTTTGGTTGCACACACTAATAACAATTCTGTGCAATTCATATGACATTTAATATATAAACTTTAGTATATGGATGCATATGGCTTGCGGAGTCTAACCAAGTTTGCATATGCCTTTTTCAGCTAGCTGGACTCTTATCCTTGTCTACCAAGTTTCTTCCAACTATAATGAATCTTATGAGAAAGTTAGCAGAGGAGGGGGTTCCTGAAACTAACAATCCTCAGCCAACTCCATCAACAAGTAATCAAACTACTGGTAGCTCTGTGTCATCTACTGCTTCATCTAAGGTAACTTTTTTAGAACGTGGAACTGAGTACACTGCTTCATCANNNNNNNNNNNNNNNNNNNNNNNNNNNNNNNNNNNNNNNNNNNNNNNNNNNNNNNNNNNNNNNNNNNNNNNNNNNNNNNNNNNNNNNNNNNNNNNNNNNNNNNNNNNNNNNNNNNNNNNNNNNNNNNNNNNNNNNNNNNNNNNNNNNNNNNNNNNNNNNNNNNNNNNNNNNNNNNNNNNNNNNNNNNNNNNNNNNNNNNNNNNNNNNNNNNNNNNNNNNNNNNNNNNNNNNNNNNNNNNNNNNNNNNNNNNNNNNNNNNNNNNNNNNNNNNNNNNNNNNNNNNNNNNNNNNNNNNNNNNNNNNNNNNNNNNNNNNNNNNNNNNNNNNNNNNNNNNNNNNNNNNNNNNNNNNNNNNNNNNNNNNNNNNNNNNNNNNNNNNNNNNNNNNNNNNNNNNNNNNNNNNNNNNNNNNNNNNNNNNNNNNNNNNNNNNNNNNNNNNNNNNNNNNNNNNNNNNNNNNNNNNNNNNNNNNNNNNNNNNNNNNNNNNNNNNNNNNNNNNNNNNNNNNNNNNNNNNNNNNNNNNNNNNNNNNNNNNNNNNNNNNNNNNNNNNNNNNNNNNNNNNNNNNNNNNNNNNNNNNNNNNNNNNNNNNNNNNNNNNNNNNNNNNNNNNNNNNNNNNNNNNNNNNNNNNNNNNNNNNNNNNNNNNNNNNNNNNNNNNNNNNNNNNNNNNNNNNNNNNNNNNNNNNNNNNNNNNNNNNNNNNNNNNNNNNNNNNNNNNNNNNNNNNNNNNNNNNNNNNNNNNNNNNNNNNNNNNNNNNNNNNNNNNNNNNNNNNNNNNNNNNNNNNNNNNNNNNNNNNNNNNNNNNNNNNNNNNNNNNNNNNNNNNNNNNNNNNNNNNNNNNNNNNNNNNNNNNNNNNNNNNNNNNNNNNNNNNNNNNNNNNNNNNNNNNNNNNNNNNNNNNNNNNNNNNNNNNNNNNNNNNNNNNNNNNNNNNNNNNNNNNNNNNNNNNNNNNNNNNNNNNNNNNNNNNNNNNNNNNNNNNNNNNNNNNNNNNNNNNNNNNNNNNNNNNNNNNNNNNNNN
The DNA window shown above is from Arachis ipaensis cultivar K30076 chromosome B08, Araip1.1, whole genome shotgun sequence and carries:
- the LOC107610290 gene encoding protein ROOT HAIR DEFECTIVE 3 homolog 1; its protein translation is MAKSEIRFSTQLIDGDGTFNVEGIEKFMKDVKLAECGLSYAVVSIMGPQSSGKSTLLNNLFGTDFREMDAFKGRSQTTKGIWLAKCAGIEPCTLVMDLEGTDGRERGEDDTAFEKQSSLFALAVSDIVLINMWCHDIGREQAANKPLLKTVFQVMMRLFSPRKTTLMFVIRDKTRTPLENLEPVLREDIQKIWDSVPKPQAHKETPLSEFFNVEVVALSSFEEKEEQFKEQVHELRQRFVHSINPGGLAGDRRGVVPASGFSFSAQQIWKVIKENKDLDLPAHKVMVATVRCEEIANEKYALFAANEDWRQLEEAVQSGPVAGFGKKLNSLLDTCLSEYDVEATYFDEGVRTAKQKHLQEKLLQLVQPAFHSALGHIRIGTFDKFKEAFDKALNKGEGFSEAANNCTGIFMAQFDEACADVVIEVADWDTSKVREKLRRDIDAHVASVRAAKLSELTTTYEEKLKEALSGPIEALFDGANNETWPSIRKLYKRETESAVSGFSAALTRFDADEETQKNMIVSLENYARGLIETKARDEACRVLIRMKEKFTTLFSHDAESMPRIWTGSEDIRSITKTARYACLKLLSVMTVIRLDDKDDTLNIENILAKALLDSPNEKEKKITTVDPLASSTWEKVPASKTLITPVQCKSLWRQFKIETEYTVSQAIAAQEANKRGNNWLPPPWAIVALLILGFNEFMTLLRNPLYLILIFIGYLLIKALWVQLDVAASWTLILVYQVSSNYNESYEKVSRGGGS